The stretch of DNA CACAGGCGGACGTGCGGAAAACACACATCTTCTCAGTCTGCACTTTGATTACATCTTCTTCACGGGAAGCCAGTCTGTGGGAAAAGAGGTCATGAGAAAGGCTTCCGAGTACCTCACACCAGTCACTCTGGAGCTGGGTGGAAAAAGCCCCTGCATCGTGGACAAAACAGCCAATCTCCGCCTTGCGGCAAAACGTATCGTCTTCGGCAAGTTTCTGAACTGCGGCCAGACCTGCGTGGCTCCGGACTACATCTACTGTGATCCGGAGATCAAAGAAGCCCTGATCGCAGAGCTTCGCAGGCAGATTACACGCCAGTATGGAAAAGAACCTCTGAAAAACCGGAATTACGGAAAGATCATCAACGAAAAGCATTTCGACCGTATCAACAGTCTGATTGATCCTGCCAAAACTGTCTGCGGCGGTGGTTCCAGCCGTGAAACACTTCAGATCGAGCCGACGGTTCTTGACAACGTAACCTTCGATGATCCGGTCATGCAGCAGGAAATCTTCGGCCCGGTACTTCCGGTCCTCACCTATGACTCTCTCGGAGGTGCCGTAACAAAGATCAATTCCATGGCACATCCACTGGCTCTTTATATCTTCACCGAAGATGAAAAAAATGCCCGGGAAGTTACTTCCCGATGTGGTTTCGGCGGTGGCTGTATCAACGATGTCCTCATACATCTGGCAACCAGCAATATGGGGTTCGGCGGCTTTGGTGAAAGCGGTATGGGATCCTATCATGGCATCGACGGCTTCCGAACATTCTCTCATTATAAGAGTATCGTAGATAAAAAGACCTGGATCGATCTTCCTATGAGATATCAGAAATATCGGAAGATTTATGAGAAAATGGTACGGTTGTTTATGCGGTAGATATGAAGGGAGGGCGATGTCTGATTCATCGCCCTCCTGTTACTTTAGATTTTTTTATTATTTTTCCCAGATGATCCTTACCGGCATGATTCCGGTCAGTTCTTTGCTTTTTTCATCCGGCTGGCTGCAGCCTGCATAAATTTCAAATTTCTTTCCTTCTTCCATCCGTTTCCCCATTTCATCTACTACGGTGAATGCTTTTTCCCATATTGGGATTTCTATTTTTCGGCATTCTCCCGCCTTCAGGAATATCCGCTGAAAACCGGCCAGCATCGGATTGGGAATGGCGTTTTTGCTGTCGATATTTTTTACATAGATCTGAACAACATCCTCTGTATCATATGCGCCGTTATTCCGCACTTCTACCTCCACGTTTATCTTCTGTCCACATGTTTTGACCTCTGCTTTATCTACTGTCACATTACTGTACGTCAGACCAAATCCAAAAGGAAACTGTGCTTTTCGTTCCATATAGCGATATGTTCTGCCTTTCATGGAATAATCGGTAAAATCCGGAAGTTCTTCCAGGCTTTCATAAAATGTCACCGGAAGTTTTCCTGATGGCGAGATTTCTCCAAACAGTACCTTTGCCGCTGCCTTCCCGCCCTGGCATCCAGGGTACCACAGCATCATGACTGCATCAAATTTCTCTGCCGCATATTTCAGATTAAGATCACTTCCTGCCAGCAGACAGAATACTGCCGGTTTTCCGGTGTCTGCGATTGCTTCCATCAGTTCCCGCTGTACTCCGGGAAGTTCAATATCTTCTTTATCTCCCGATACATAGCTGTTTCCGGTGTCTCCCTCTTCTCCTTCCAGTGTCTCATCCAGTCCCATACATAAGATCACCACATCGCTGTTTTCCGCAACCACCTTTGCTTCCGCAATACGATCTCTGGTAAACGCAAGGTGCTCCGTCCGGTCTCGGAACAGATCACAGCCTCTGGAAGTAAGGATCCTTACATCGTCTCCCACATAATCCTGGATGCCTTCCTGTATGGTAATATACCTGGAAGCTGTTCCGTGATAATTACCGATCAGCGCCTGTCTGCTGTCTGCATTTGGTCCAATAATTCCTATTGTTTTCAGTTTTTCTTTATCAAGCGGAAGAATCCCGTTATTTTTCAGCAAAACAAAACTTTTTTCCGCTGCTTTCTCCGCTGCAGCCAGATTCCTGGGAGATTCCACCTCCAGGTAGGAGATATTGTCATATTCGCTTCCATCAAACAAGCCCAGCAGATACCTTGTAGTAAAAAGCCGCACTGCTGCCTGGGTTATGGTTTCTTCTGTGACAAGCCCTTTTTCGTATGCTTTCATAATGTGAAGATAGGTATTTCCACAATTCAGGTCACAACCATTATTAATAGCCAGTGCTGCAGATTCAACGGCTGTATCCGTTACCATATGGTGTTCGTGAAAATCACGGATTGCCCAGCAGTCTGATACAAAATGCCCCTGAAATTTCCATTCGCCTCTGAGTTTTTTCTGTAATGTGGGACTTCCGCAGCAGGGTTCCCCGTTTGTCCGGTTATAAGCTCCCATAACCGCTTCTACTTTCGCTTCTTTTACCAGACCTTCAAATGCCGGCAGATACGTTTCTTCCATATCTTTTGCGGATGCTTCCGCATCAAATTCATGACGAAGTGCCTCCGGCCCGGAATGTACTGCAAAATGTTTGGCACAGGCTGCTGCCTTCATTGTATCCCCATTTCCCTGAAGTGCTTTTACAAAGGAAACTCCAAGTTCTTTTGTAAGATACGGATCTTCCCCATAAGTTTCATGTCCTCTACCCCATCGTGGATCACGAAAAATATTGACATTAGGAGACCAGAACGTCAATCCCTTATAAATATCTCTGTCACCGTTTACGGAATATGCATTATACTTTGCTCTGCCCTCTGTTGCCACGATACCGGCCATCTCTGCCACACTTTTCCTATCAAAAGTTGCCGCCATTCCGATCGCCTGTGGAAAAACCGTTGCCTGCCCTGCTCTGGCAACACCGTGAAGTCCCTCATTCCACCAGTTATATGCCGGAATTCCCAGTCTTTTTATTGCAGGTGCATCGTACCTTAACTGACTGGCTTTTTCCTCCAGCGTCATTCTGGCAACCAGCGCTTCTGCTTTCTTCTTTGCTTCCTCCCGATTCATCCCCAATTTCCTCCTCACCTTTTTTTATATCATCTATCACCTGGTCTCTAACTGTCAAGTAGATATTTTCTGTAATTTCTCCGAAATCTGCTCAGCACGAAAAAAATCTGCTTTACCCTTTTTTTGGATAAAGCAGATTTTTATTACACTTTGTGATCTGTGTTACGATTTCAGCCGGAAACTTATCTGATCGCATCCTTCATCTCTTTCACATAAGCCTTCACCTTCGGCACGCAGTCTTTGCCGTAGGCACCACAAAGCTTCACAATGGCAGATCCTACAATGGCACCGTCCGACTGGTCTGCCATCTTTTTTGCCTGCTCCGGTGTGGAGATTCCGAATCCTACTGCACATGGAATATCTTTCTGGGCTTTTACCAGCTTCACCATAGCTCCGATATCTGTGGTAATGCTGGTACGCATTCCTGTTACCCCAAGGGAAGATACGCAGTAAACAAAACCTTCCGACTCTTTTGCGATCATGGCGATCCGCTCATGGGAAGTCGGTGCGATCAGGGAGATCAGATCAAGGCCGTACTGTTTGCACACAACATCAAACTCTTCTTTTTCCTCAAACGGAACATCCGGAAGGATCAGTCCATCCATTCCAACTTCTGCTGCTTTCCTGATAAAACGCTCTGTTCCGTAAGAAAATACTACGTTTGCGTAGGTCATAAATACCATTGGGATTTTTGTGTTTTTACGGATTTTTTCTACCATTGCAAAAACTTTATCTGTAGTCACGCCGCCTGCAAGTGCCCGAACATTGGCTTCCTGGATCACAGGTCCCTCTGCGGTAGGATCTGAGAACGGGATTCCAAGCTCGATCAGATCTGCTCCTGCTTCTTCCATTGCATAAACCAGTTGCTCTGTTACCTCCAGAGACGGATCTCCGCAGGCCAAAAAAGGAATAAATGCTTTTCCGTTTGCAAATGCTTCTGTAATTCTATTCATGAATATCCTCCCCTCTGTAGCGGGCGATCGCCGCACAGTCCTTATCTCCACGTCCTGAAACAGTAACTACCATGATCTTGTCCTTTCCAAGTGTCGGTGCGATCTTTTTCGCATAAGCCACTGCATGAGCACTTTCGATTGCAGGAATAATTCCTTCTGTTCTGGAAAGATATTCAAAAGCATCTACTGCTTCGTCATCTGTAACAGGCACGTACTCTGCTCTTCCGATATCATAAAGGTGTGCATGCTCCGGACCTACACCCGGATAATCAAGACCTGCGGAGATGGAGTATACCGGTGCGATCTGTCCGTACTCATCCTGGCAGAAGTAGGATTTCATACCATGGAAGATTCCGAGACGACCGGTTGCGATGGTTGCCGCAGTCTCCGCAGTATTCACGCCACGTCCTGCTGCCTCACAGCCGATGAGACGAACGTCTTTGTCCTCAATGAAATTGTAGAAGGTTCCGATAGCATTGGAGCCGCCGCCCACACAGGCCAGGACAACATCCGGAAGTCTTCCCTCTTTTTCCAGCATCTGTTCTTTGATCTCCTTGGAGATCACTGCCTGGAAATCACGGACGATAGTCGGGAACGGGTGCGGCCCCATAACAGATCCCAGTACATAATGGGTATCTGCAATACGGTTTGTCCACTCACGCATGGTCTCCGAAACAGCATCCTTTAAGGTTGCAGTCCCGCTTGTGACTGCATGGACTTTTGCTCCGAGGAGACGCATTTTGTAAACATTCAGGGCCTGACGTTCCGTGTCTTCTTTTCCCATGAAAACTTCACATTCCATCCCCATCAAAGCTGCTGCGGTTGCAG from Blautia sp. SC05B48 encodes:
- a CDS encoding aldehyde dehydrogenase, which produces MEKEQINQLLDKQRQYFYSGATLDLDFRISALKRLRASIRKYEDQIHAALKKDLGKSNFESYMCETGLVLSEITHMLKNIRSYAKEHTVPTPLAQFHSRSFRKPSPYGVVLIMSPWNYPFLLTMEPLVDAIAAGNTVILKPSAYSPATSEVIRLLIHECFDEKYVATVTGGRAENTHLLSLHFDYIFFTGSQSVGKEVMRKASEYLTPVTLELGGKSPCIVDKTANLRLAAKRIVFGKFLNCGQTCVAPDYIYCDPEIKEALIAELRRQITRQYGKEPLKNRNYGKIINEKHFDRINSLIDPAKTVCGGGSSRETLQIEPTVLDNVTFDDPVMQQEIFGPVLPVLTYDSLGGAVTKINSMAHPLALYIFTEDEKNAREVTSRCGFGGGCINDVLIHLATSNMGFGGFGESGMGSYHGIDGFRTFSHYKSIVDKKTWIDLPMRYQKYRKIYEKMVRLFMR
- a CDS encoding glycoside hydrolase family 3 C-terminal domain-containing protein, which translates into the protein MNREEAKKKAEALVARMTLEEKASQLRYDAPAIKRLGIPAYNWWNEGLHGVARAGQATVFPQAIGMAATFDRKSVAEMAGIVATEGRAKYNAYSVNGDRDIYKGLTFWSPNVNIFRDPRWGRGHETYGEDPYLTKELGVSFVKALQGNGDTMKAAACAKHFAVHSGPEALRHEFDAEASAKDMEETYLPAFEGLVKEAKVEAVMGAYNRTNGEPCCGSPTLQKKLRGEWKFQGHFVSDCWAIRDFHEHHMVTDTAVESAALAINNGCDLNCGNTYLHIMKAYEKGLVTEETITQAAVRLFTTRYLLGLFDGSEYDNISYLEVESPRNLAAAEKAAEKSFVLLKNNGILPLDKEKLKTIGIIGPNADSRQALIGNYHGTASRYITIQEGIQDYVGDDVRILTSRGCDLFRDRTEHLAFTRDRIAEAKVVAENSDVVILCMGLDETLEGEEGDTGNSYVSGDKEDIELPGVQRELMEAIADTGKPAVFCLLAGSDLNLKYAAEKFDAVMMLWYPGCQGGKAAAKVLFGEISPSGKLPVTFYESLEELPDFTDYSMKGRTYRYMERKAQFPFGFGLTYSNVTVDKAEVKTCGQKINVEVEVRNNGAYDTEDVVQIYVKNIDSKNAIPNPMLAGFQRIFLKAGECRKIEIPIWEKAFTVVDEMGKRMEEGKKFEIYAGCSQPDEKSKELTGIMPVRIIWEK
- the trpA gene encoding tryptophan synthase subunit alpha, which translates into the protein MNRITEAFANGKAFIPFLACGDPSLEVTEQLVYAMEEAGADLIELGIPFSDPTAEGPVIQEANVRALAGGVTTDKVFAMVEKIRKNTKIPMVFMTYANVVFSYGTERFIRKAAEVGMDGLILPDVPFEEKEEFDVVCKQYGLDLISLIAPTSHERIAMIAKESEGFVYCVSSLGVTGMRTSITTDIGAMVKLVKAQKDIPCAVGFGISTPEQAKKMADQSDGAIVGSAIVKLCGAYGKDCVPKVKAYVKEMKDAIR
- the trpB gene encoding tryptophan synthase subunit beta, with translation MSKGRFGIHGGQYIPETLMNAVLELEEAYNHYKNDPEFNRELTELLNEYAGRPSRLYYAAHMTEDLGGARIYLKREDLNHTGAHKINNVLGQVLLAKKMGKTRVIAETGAGQHGVATATAAALMGMECEVFMGKEDTERQALNVYKMRLLGAKVHAVTSGTATLKDAVSETMREWTNRIADTHYVLGSVMGPHPFPTIVRDFQAVISKEIKEQMLEKEGRLPDVVLACVGGGSNAIGTFYNFIEDKDVRLIGCEAAGRGVNTAETAATIATGRLGIFHGMKSYFCQDEYGQIAPVYSISAGLDYPGVGPEHAHLYDIGRAEYVPVTDDEAVDAFEYLSRTEGIIPAIESAHAVAYAKKIAPTLGKDKIMVVTVSGRGDKDCAAIARYRGEDIHE